From Nocardioides daedukensis, the proteins below share one genomic window:
- a CDS encoding SDR family NAD(P)-dependent oxidoreductase produces the protein MTKPAEDASPTLDRIDPDELATAVKVLGQLHELPSDHPDVTTVKHAASHMYKALKQARRLRKRAAEAAADRAVIEATATGSAMRIDDETQGIPLVSGASGAFAGELLKPRGCYICKQDYTLVDAFYHWLCPECAAFSHTKRDQRTDLSGKRALLTGGRAKIGMYIALRLLRDGAHTTITTRFPKDAVRRFSSLEDSDEWMHRLKVVGIDLRDPTQVIALAEDVAASGPLDILINNACQTVRRSPGAYSQLVEMESAPLPEGRELPEMVRFDRISEAHPAAIAGALGNDAIAQHEGETIEHARAAHTAASLTALALKAGHASLEKHLEGTAVDAGGLLPDTQVNNSWTQVVEEVDALELLEVQFCNSIAPFLLVSKLRPAMRAALAAGARRAYVVNVSAMEGQFSRRYKGPGHPHTNMAKAALNMMTRTSAGEMFETDQILMTAVDTGWITDERPHQDKLRIAAEGWHAPLDLVDGAARVYDPIVMGEAGEDIYGCFVKDFKPSPW, from the coding sequence GTGACCAAGCCCGCCGAGGATGCCTCCCCCACGCTCGATCGGATCGACCCGGATGAGTTGGCGACCGCGGTGAAGGTGCTCGGCCAACTGCACGAGCTGCCCTCCGACCACCCTGACGTCACCACGGTCAAGCACGCGGCCTCGCACATGTACAAGGCGCTCAAGCAGGCCCGGCGACTCCGCAAGCGCGCGGCCGAGGCCGCCGCGGACCGGGCAGTCATCGAGGCGACCGCCACCGGCTCGGCGATGCGGATCGACGACGAGACCCAGGGCATCCCGCTGGTCTCGGGCGCGAGCGGTGCCTTCGCCGGAGAGCTGCTCAAGCCGCGCGGCTGCTACATCTGCAAGCAGGATTACACGCTCGTCGATGCGTTCTATCACTGGCTCTGTCCGGAGTGCGCGGCGTTCTCGCACACCAAGCGCGACCAACGCACCGACCTGAGCGGCAAGCGCGCGCTGCTCACCGGCGGGCGGGCCAAGATCGGGATGTACATCGCGCTGCGCCTGCTGCGCGACGGGGCGCACACGACGATCACCACCCGGTTCCCCAAGGACGCCGTACGCCGCTTCTCCTCGCTCGAGGACAGCGACGAGTGGATGCACCGACTCAAGGTCGTCGGCATCGACCTGCGCGACCCCACCCAGGTGATCGCGCTCGCCGAGGACGTGGCCGCGTCGGGACCGCTGGACATCCTGATCAACAACGCCTGCCAGACCGTACGCCGCTCCCCCGGCGCCTATTCGCAGCTCGTCGAGATGGAGTCAGCGCCTCTTCCCGAGGGCCGCGAGCTGCCCGAGATGGTCCGCTTCGACCGGATCTCCGAGGCGCACCCGGCTGCGATCGCGGGCGCGCTCGGCAACGACGCCATCGCCCAGCACGAGGGCGAGACTATCGAGCATGCCCGGGCCGCGCACACCGCCGCGTCGCTGACCGCGCTGGCGTTGAAGGCCGGCCATGCCTCCCTCGAGAAGCACCTCGAGGGCACCGCTGTCGACGCCGGCGGCCTACTCCCCGACACCCAGGTCAACAACTCGTGGACCCAGGTCGTCGAGGAGGTCGACGCGCTCGAGCTGCTCGAGGTGCAGTTCTGCAACTCGATCGCGCCGTTCCTGCTGGTCTCCAAGCTCCGCCCGGCCATGCGTGCTGCCCTCGCAGCGGGTGCCCGCCGCGCCTACGTCGTGAACGTGAGCGCGATGGAGGGTCAGTTCTCCCGTCGCTACAAGGGCCCCGGCCACCCGCACACGAACATGGCCAAGGCCGCGCTGAACATGATGACCCGGACCAGCGCCGGTGAGATGTTCGAGACCGACCAGATCCTGATGACCGCGGTGGACACCGGCTGGATCACCGACGAGCGCCCGCACCAGGACAAGCTGCGAATCGCGGCCGAGGGCTGGCACGCGCCACTCGACCTGGTCGACGGCGCGGCCCGCGTCTATGACCCGATCGTGATGGGCGAGGCCGGCGAGGACATCTACGGCTGCTTCGTGAAGGACTTCAAACCGAGCCCCTGGTGA
- a CDS encoding aryl-sulfate sulfotransferase yields MKHFRSAVAALACLTALATPALAIPTLAAPATAAAASAAAGRTLTLTGTGTTMWPAFSEDVPRYGISTTGSATGTVKITATPAGPGGRVLVNGAPTTGSRTITGLEPGDEISVIFDDDSGRSAYSLIYLPTRFPILERTTPASSAVAPGHVLLSLSDFGVGSPFFETAVDRNGVPVHVHTEWSSAIDFKQQPNGAFTSSRQSAATTGRSGGALVELGEDLEPASVHQTVGRNNTDGHDSIRTTDGRTILLGYEPNSATGKLDAVVQELDSAGNVTLDWNSADHVDIASESVVPATNNDYAHINSVVETADGNLLLSFRHLSAVFKIARRSEDGHQAGDVLWRLGGRTSDFTFPDDALGGPCAQHTASELPNGNILIFDNGSADATRDMCVDPQDRANGTQRRASTRITEYALDEETGAASLISSYDEGGFALFAGGVVQLPNGNRLIGWAAARESVASEVNGQGQRIWSIRDTNTDLTKRLFTYRAASGVLPDNVDPVVSLTLPASVAQGSSTTPAFSCRDNGGSGLADCATTGLNGDRLDTRTPGTHEVAVTATDAAGNTDTATASYVVTKAATIGRPDAMAKASGQRYYTGNNVYGGASKQTVRATLGRMWSKQRATLRITNDASATDRYSLRASASNSRFRVRYLAGTRDVTAQIEAGTLMSPYMRKGQQWTLTVEVTRRAGARRGDYRTFIVAVTSRHEARTRDSAGFRVSAR; encoded by the coding sequence ATGAAGCACTTCCGGTCGGCCGTTGCCGCTCTCGCCTGCCTGACAGCCCTGGCAACCCCCGCGTTGGCCATTCCCACCCTGGCGGCACCCGCCACCGCAGCTGCGGCATCCGCGGCAGCGGGCCGCACCCTGACCCTGACCGGGACGGGCACGACGATGTGGCCCGCGTTCTCCGAGGACGTCCCGCGCTATGGCATCAGCACGACCGGCTCCGCCACCGGCACGGTGAAGATCACCGCCACCCCGGCGGGGCCCGGCGGCCGGGTGCTCGTCAACGGCGCCCCCACCACCGGCTCGCGCACGATCACCGGTCTCGAGCCCGGGGACGAGATCTCGGTGATCTTCGACGATGACAGCGGACGCTCGGCCTACTCCCTGATCTATCTCCCCACCCGCTTCCCCATCCTCGAGCGCACCACGCCGGCGAGCAGCGCGGTCGCCCCCGGACACGTGCTGCTGAGCCTGAGCGACTTCGGCGTCGGCTCGCCGTTCTTCGAGACGGCGGTGGACCGCAACGGCGTGCCCGTCCACGTGCACACGGAGTGGTCCAGCGCCATCGACTTCAAGCAGCAGCCGAACGGGGCCTTCACCAGCTCGCGGCAGTCTGCTGCCACCACTGGTCGGAGCGGCGGCGCACTGGTCGAGCTGGGCGAGGACCTCGAGCCCGCATCGGTGCACCAGACCGTCGGCAGGAACAACACCGACGGCCATGACTCGATCCGGACCACGGACGGCCGGACCATCCTGCTCGGCTATGAGCCCAACAGCGCGACCGGCAAGCTCGACGCCGTGGTGCAGGAGCTGGACTCCGCCGGCAACGTGACTCTCGACTGGAACAGCGCCGACCACGTCGACATCGCCAGCGAGAGCGTCGTCCCTGCCACCAACAACGACTATGCCCACATCAACTCCGTGGTCGAGACCGCCGACGGCAACCTGCTGCTCTCCTTCCGGCACCTCAGCGCCGTGTTCAAGATCGCGCGTCGCAGCGAGGACGGGCACCAGGCCGGCGACGTGCTCTGGCGCCTCGGCGGCCGGACGAGTGACTTCACCTTCCCCGACGACGCGCTCGGCGGGCCGTGTGCGCAGCACACCGCCAGCGAGTTGCCCAACGGAAACATCCTGATCTTCGACAACGGGTCGGCGGACGCCACCCGGGACATGTGTGTGGATCCCCAGGACCGGGCGAACGGCACCCAGCGTCGCGCCTCGACCCGGATCACCGAATATGCCCTCGACGAGGAGACGGGTGCGGCGTCGCTGATCTCGTCGTACGACGAGGGCGGCTTCGCGCTCTTCGCCGGTGGCGTGGTCCAGTTGCCCAACGGCAACCGCCTGATCGGGTGGGCCGCCGCACGGGAGTCAGTCGCCTCCGAGGTCAACGGGCAGGGCCAGAGGATCTGGTCGATCCGGGACACCAACACCGATCTCACCAAGAGGCTCTTCACCTATCGCGCTGCCTCTGGCGTCCTCCCCGACAACGTGGACCCGGTCGTCAGCCTCACCCTGCCGGCCTCGGTCGCCCAGGGCTCCTCGACGACGCCGGCCTTCTCGTGCCGCGACAACGGCGGCTCGGGGTTGGCGGACTGCGCGACCACGGGGCTCAACGGTGACCGGCTCGACACCCGGACGCCGGGCACGCACGAGGTCGCGGTGACCGCCACCGACGCCGCAGGCAACACCGACACCGCGACCGCGTCGTACGTCGTCACCAAGGCGGCGACCATCGGCCGCCCGGACGCGATGGCCAAGGCCTCGGGCCAGCGCTACTACACCGGCAACAACGTCTATGGCGGGGCGAGCAAGCAGACCGTCCGGGCGACGCTCGGGCGGATGTGGAGCAAGCAGCGGGCCACCCTGCGGATCACCAACGACGCGTCGGCGACCGATCGCTACAGCCTGCGCGCGAGCGCTTCGAACAGCCGGTTCCGGGTGCGCTATCTCGCGGGCACCCGCGACGTGACGGCCCAGATCGAGGCGGGCACCCTCATGTCGCCCTACATGCGGAAGGGGCAGCAGTGGACCCTGACCGTCGAGGTGACCCGGCGAGCGGGGGCCCGACGAGGCGACTACCGCACGTTCATCGTCGCGGTGACGTCACGGCACGAGGCCCGCACCAGGGACTCGGCCGGGTTCAGGGTCTCTGCGCGCTGA
- a CDS encoding cytochrome P450: MTFFDLADPAFDVTSPVVHAVREEQWYVETSYGWAVLRHEEGAALLRDRRFQQGNGKWPEQNGVHSGLFSDWWKETLLSLEGDDHARIRRLLMPAFRNKVIAAMRPQFQALANELIDGFAPRGEVEFISEFAEPYAARIICQLLGLPDDDWKQVAHWADELGFSFSIDVGNQVPRIEAALSELTAHLDKVVADRQANPRDDLVSTLVQASVDGDRLTRHELDVALAFLAFAGMETTRNQLGLALQTLLKHPDQWALLAQRPELGGNAVEEVMRVNPTVTWVTREAVEDVDLNGLHIPTGGVVQVLSHSAGTDPRAYPDPTFDITEQRPPHLGFGAGMHHCLGHFVARTDMAVALPLLARRMPDAVPDGPGQWLPVSGNTGALRFPIRFSAQRP; this comes from the coding sequence ATGACCTTCTTCGACCTCGCCGATCCGGCATTCGACGTGACCTCGCCCGTGGTCCATGCCGTGCGCGAGGAGCAGTGGTACGTCGAGACGTCGTACGGCTGGGCGGTGCTGCGCCATGAGGAGGGAGCGGCGCTGCTGCGGGACCGGCGCTTCCAGCAGGGCAACGGCAAGTGGCCCGAGCAGAACGGCGTGCATTCCGGGCTCTTCTCCGACTGGTGGAAGGAGACCCTGCTCAGCCTCGAGGGCGATGACCATGCCCGCATCCGGCGGTTGCTGATGCCGGCCTTCCGCAACAAGGTGATCGCTGCAATGCGGCCGCAGTTCCAGGCGCTGGCCAACGAACTGATCGACGGTTTCGCCCCGCGCGGTGAGGTGGAGTTCATCAGTGAGTTCGCTGAGCCCTACGCGGCCCGCATCATCTGCCAGCTGCTCGGCCTGCCCGACGACGACTGGAAGCAGGTCGCGCACTGGGCCGATGAGCTCGGCTTCTCCTTCTCCATCGATGTCGGCAACCAGGTGCCCCGCATCGAGGCGGCGCTGAGCGAGCTGACTGCCCACCTCGACAAGGTCGTGGCCGACCGGCAGGCCAACCCCCGCGATGACCTGGTCTCCACGTTGGTCCAAGCCAGCGTGGACGGCGACCGACTCACCCGCCACGAACTCGACGTCGCGCTGGCCTTCCTCGCCTTCGCTGGCATGGAGACCACCCGCAACCAGCTCGGCCTCGCACTGCAGACCCTGCTCAAGCACCCCGACCAGTGGGCGCTGCTGGCACAGCGGCCCGAGCTGGGCGGCAACGCCGTGGAGGAGGTCATGCGGGTCAACCCGACGGTCACCTGGGTGACCCGTGAGGCCGTCGAGGACGTCGACCTCAACGGGCTGCACATCCCGACCGGCGGGGTCGTGCAGGTGCTCTCCCACTCGGCGGGCACCGACCCGAGGGCCTACCCCGACCCGACCTTCGACATCACCGAGCAGCGGCCACCGCACCTGGGTTTCGGCGCGGGCATGCACCACTGTCTGGGTCACTTCGTGGCGCGCACCGACATGGCCGTCGCCCTGCCGCTGCTCGCCCGACGGATGCCGGACGCTGTCCCGGACGGGCCGGGTCAGTGGTTGCCGGTTTCTGGAAACACCGGCGCGCTGCGGTTCCCGATCCGGTTCAGCGCGCAGAGACCCTGA
- a CDS encoding GTP pyrophosphokinase, whose product MPKTKRVAPDPTTKAVQQYAAMQPSLRGATDAFLELITGLLDDAGINYLSVTGRTKSVASFADKAARLEDGEPLYPDPINEVTDQIGIRVITYVHSDVAAVADLLAGELTVLDDRDLGVETASEGRFGYSSRHLLVTPNANDVPADHPLLGLRASVQLRTVLQHAWAEFEHDVRYKGTVPDEHVKDLDRRFTLAAGLIELADKEFSKIRDRLRSSVVEERGPADDLDPRLDTKELASFLAGIYPESDWSRPDHYGWISGLLLELGIVSFDELSGLLSTLDNDAINDRMGYKYPPGAVRRLDDALLAVFGHRYVDLHGNSHRTELLEKRLEKLRAQSDAPTMPS is encoded by the coding sequence ATGCCGAAGACCAAGCGGGTCGCACCAGACCCGACCACGAAGGCGGTCCAGCAGTACGCCGCGATGCAACCCTCGCTCCGTGGCGCCACCGACGCGTTCCTCGAGCTGATCACCGGGTTGCTCGACGACGCCGGCATCAACTACCTCTCGGTGACCGGCCGGACCAAGAGCGTCGCCTCCTTCGCGGACAAGGCGGCGCGTCTCGAGGACGGTGAGCCGCTCTACCCCGACCCGATCAACGAGGTCACCGACCAGATCGGGATCCGGGTGATCACCTATGTGCACAGTGACGTGGCCGCGGTGGCCGACCTGCTTGCCGGTGAGCTGACCGTCCTCGACGACCGTGACCTGGGCGTGGAGACCGCGAGCGAGGGACGCTTCGGTTATTCGAGCCGTCACCTGCTGGTCACGCCGAACGCCAACGACGTACCAGCCGATCATCCGTTGCTCGGGCTGCGTGCCAGTGTCCAGTTGCGCACGGTCCTGCAGCACGCGTGGGCCGAGTTCGAGCACGACGTGCGCTACAAGGGCACCGTGCCGGACGAGCACGTGAAGGACCTGGATCGCCGCTTCACCTTGGCCGCGGGGCTGATCGAGCTTGCGGACAAGGAGTTCTCCAAGATCCGCGACCGGCTCCGTTCGAGCGTGGTCGAGGAGCGTGGACCGGCCGACGACCTCGACCCGCGCCTGGACACCAAGGAGCTGGCCAGCTTCCTGGCCGGCATCTATCCCGAGAGCGACTGGTCCCGCCCGGACCACTACGGCTGGATCTCCGGTCTCCTGCTCGAGCTCGGGATCGTCTCCTTCGACGAGCTGAGCGGACTGCTCTCCACGCTCGACAACGACGCGATCAACGACCGGATGGGCTACAAATATCCACCCGGGGCCGTACGCCGCCTCGACGATGCCCTGCTCGCGGTCTTCGGCCACCGCTATGTCGATCTGCACGGCAACTCGCACCGGACAGAGCTGCTCGAGAAGCGGTTGGAGAAGCTCCGCGCCCAGTCGGACGCGCCTACGATGCCGTCATGA
- a CDS encoding type II toxin-antitoxin system VapC family toxin, with product MIADTSSLVCIVLGEPDAESHAQAILGATRVAISSATLVEASIVLEARQGPDATRDLELLIERCGVEVVPLDATQAREAMEAWRRFGKGRHPAALNFGDCFAYALARSTDEPLLFKGDDFSQTDIRAALA from the coding sequence ATGATCGCCGACACCTCGTCGCTCGTGTGCATCGTGCTCGGGGAGCCGGACGCCGAGTCGCATGCGCAGGCCATCCTCGGCGCCACGCGGGTGGCCATCTCGAGCGCCACCCTGGTGGAGGCGAGCATCGTCCTGGAAGCCAGGCAGGGTCCGGACGCCACCCGTGACCTGGAGTTGTTGATCGAGCGCTGTGGCGTGGAGGTGGTCCCCCTCGATGCCACTCAAGCACGCGAGGCCATGGAAGCCTGGCGCCGGTTCGGGAAGGGACGCCACCCCGCTGCCCTCAACTTCGGTGACTGCTTCGCCTATGCGCTGGCCAGGTCCACCGACGAACCCCTGCTCTTCAAGGGCGATGACTTCTCCCAGACCGACATCCGCGCTGCGCTCGCCTGA
- a CDS encoding type II toxin-antitoxin system VapB family antitoxin, with product MALNIKDEETDRLARELAREAHESITVATRIALEERLARIRGTNRPSVAETELRRIIERGRARATYDARDADELLGYDDDGLPG from the coding sequence ATGGCGCTGAACATCAAGGACGAGGAGACCGACCGTCTCGCCCGAGAGCTGGCGCGTGAGGCCCATGAGTCGATCACGGTCGCCACGCGCATCGCGCTCGAGGAGAGGCTGGCCCGGATCCGCGGCACGAACAGACCGTCGGTGGCGGAGACCGAGTTGCGTCGCATCATCGAGCGCGGACGGGCACGCGCGACGTACGACGCGCGCGACGCCGATGAGCTCCTCGGCTATGACGACGACGGGCTGCCCGGATGA
- a CDS encoding aldehyde dehydrogenase family protein, translating to MSGTFESLNPTTGEVVGVHPIDDAASVDAVVARARAMAPWWSEIGFDGRKDVLDRWRKVITNRLDELVEVVHLETGKPRPDAMIEAGLALDHLAWAAANAKKVLGRRRMSSGLLMANQASQLEYRPLGVVGVIGPWNYPVFTPMGSISYALAAGNPVVFKPSEFTPGVGVWLADSLNEVLRDQSILSVVTGFGETGTALCRADINKLAFTGSGPTGKKVMATCAEKLIPVVIEAGGKDPLIVDEDADIAAAADAAAWGAFSNAGQTCAGVERVYVHERVYDEFVTKLTAITKTVHANADAQVGPMTMPKQLDIVRSHIDDALARGGRALVGGAGAVGDRFVQPTLLVDVPEDSIAVTEETFGPTVTVRKVKDMDEAIELANNTRYALGSTVFSKKNGEDLAWRIRSGMTAVNAVIAFAGVPSLPFGGVGESGFGRIHGADGLKEFTYAKSVTKQRMKPVMNLTSFSRDATADARFAKVLKLLYGR from the coding sequence ATGAGCGGCACGTTCGAATCGTTGAACCCGACCACCGGCGAGGTCGTCGGTGTCCACCCGATCGACGATGCGGCGAGCGTCGACGCAGTCGTCGCACGCGCCCGCGCGATGGCGCCGTGGTGGAGCGAGATCGGCTTCGACGGGCGCAAGGACGTCCTGGACCGCTGGCGCAAGGTGATCACCAACCGGCTCGACGAGCTGGTGGAGGTGGTCCACCTCGAGACCGGCAAGCCCCGGCCCGACGCGATGATCGAGGCCGGCCTGGCGCTCGACCACCTGGCGTGGGCGGCCGCGAACGCCAAGAAGGTGCTCGGCCGCCGCCGGATGAGCTCCGGGCTGCTGATGGCCAACCAGGCCTCGCAGCTGGAATATCGCCCGCTCGGGGTCGTTGGCGTGATCGGGCCGTGGAACTATCCGGTGTTCACCCCGATGGGCTCCATCTCCTATGCGCTCGCCGCCGGCAACCCGGTGGTCTTCAAGCCCAGCGAGTTCACCCCCGGTGTCGGGGTGTGGCTCGCCGACAGCCTCAACGAGGTGCTCCGCGACCAGTCGATCCTCTCCGTGGTCACCGGCTTCGGCGAGACCGGCACCGCCCTGTGCCGTGCGGACATCAACAAGCTGGCGTTCACCGGCTCCGGGCCGACCGGGAAGAAGGTGATGGCGACCTGCGCGGAGAAGCTGATCCCGGTCGTGATCGAGGCCGGCGGCAAGGACCCGCTGATCGTCGACGAGGACGCTGACATCGCCGCAGCCGCGGACGCCGCCGCCTGGGGTGCCTTCTCCAACGCCGGCCAGACCTGTGCCGGTGTCGAGCGGGTCTATGTCCACGAGCGGGTCTACGACGAGTTCGTGACCAAGCTGACCGCGATCACCAAGACCGTGCACGCCAACGCCGACGCCCAGGTCGGTCCGATGACGATGCCCAAGCAGCTCGACATCGTGCGCTCGCACATCGACGACGCCCTCGCCCGCGGCGGACGCGCGCTCGTCGGCGGAGCGGGCGCGGTCGGCGACCGGTTCGTGCAGCCGACGCTGTTGGTCGACGTACCCGAGGACTCGATCGCCGTCACCGAGGAGACCTTCGGCCCGACGGTGACCGTCCGCAAGGTCAAGGACATGGACGAGGCGATCGAGCTGGCCAACAACACCCGTTATGCCCTCGGCAGCACCGTGTTCTCGAAGAAGAACGGTGAGGACCTCGCCTGGCGGATCCGGTCCGGGATGACCGCGGTCAACGCCGTGATCGCCTTTGCCGGGGTGCCGTCGCTGCCGTTCGGCGGCGTGGGCGAGTCGGGCTTCGGCCGGATCCACGGCGCGGACGGGCTCAAGGAGTTCACCTATGCCAAGTCGGTGACCAAGCAGCGGATGAAGCCGGTGATGAACCTGACCTCGTTCAGCCGCGACGCCACGGCGGACGCGCGTTTCGCCAAGGTGCTCAAGCTGCTCTATGGACGCTGA
- a CDS encoding mycothiol transferase, producing the protein MTPAKLLTDSFDRILEGGLAAVDGLSEDQLAHRLSPEANSIAWLIWHLTRVQDDHIADAAGLQQVWAADGFEEDFALDLPADDTGFGHSAEQVGLVRASSEQLAAYLTRTHRQSVAWVGGLAEEDLDRVVDTNWDPPVTLGVRLVSVINDDTQHLGQAAYLRGLLG; encoded by the coding sequence ATGACTCCAGCAAAGCTCCTGACCGACTCGTTCGACCGGATCCTCGAGGGTGGACTGGCTGCCGTCGACGGACTGAGCGAGGACCAGCTGGCCCATCGGCTCTCACCCGAGGCGAACTCGATCGCCTGGCTGATCTGGCACCTGACCCGGGTGCAGGACGACCACATCGCCGACGCGGCCGGGCTGCAACAGGTGTGGGCGGCCGATGGCTTCGAGGAGGACTTCGCCCTCGACCTGCCCGCCGATGACACCGGCTTCGGGCACAGCGCCGAACAGGTCGGCCTGGTCCGGGCCAGCAGTGAGCAGCTGGCTGCCTATCTCACCCGGACCCATCGGCAGAGTGTTGCCTGGGTCGGTGGCCTCGCTGAGGAGGACCTGGACCGGGTGGTGGACACCAACTGGGACCCGCCGGTGACCCTCGGCGTACGCCTGGTCAGCGTGATCAATGACGACACCCAGCACCTCGGGCAGGCCGCCTACCTGCGGGGACTCCTCGGCTGA
- a CDS encoding putative protein N(5)-glutamine methyltransferase, with the protein MTDQAELVRRLRAAGCVFAEEEAEILLESATGDDLEGLLARRVAGEPLEQVVGWARFAGLRVKVRPGVFVPRVRTERLVEVALAHHPRPEVVVDLCCGSGALGLAFLVGVEKSIELHAADLTAEAVDCARDNLEGRGEVHRGDLYAALPDHLRGRIDVLLANTPYVPTSALGLLPPEARLHEPTSALDGGADGLDLARRVLAEANDWLAPGGAVHIEASDDQAPTLVDHAVACGLHAEVDGSVVTATRSTQPRSPRR; encoded by the coding sequence GTGACCGACCAGGCCGAGCTCGTACGCCGTCTGCGCGCCGCGGGCTGCGTCTTCGCCGAGGAGGAGGCCGAGATCCTGCTCGAGTCGGCCACCGGTGACGACCTCGAGGGGCTCCTCGCCCGCCGGGTCGCCGGCGAGCCACTCGAGCAGGTCGTTGGTTGGGCGCGGTTCGCCGGCCTGCGGGTGAAGGTCCGCCCCGGTGTCTTCGTGCCGCGGGTGCGCACCGAGCGCCTCGTCGAGGTCGCCCTCGCGCACCATCCGCGACCCGAGGTCGTCGTCGATCTCTGCTGCGGCTCAGGCGCGCTCGGCCTGGCCTTCCTGGTGGGCGTGGAGAAGTCGATCGAGCTGCACGCCGCCGACCTCACCGCCGAGGCGGTCGACTGCGCACGGGACAACCTCGAGGGCCGCGGGGAAGTGCATCGCGGTGACCTCTACGCAGCGCTGCCCGATCACCTGCGCGGGCGGATCGACGTACTCCTGGCCAACACGCCATACGTGCCCACCTCTGCCCTCGGCCTGCTGCCGCCCGAGGCCCGGCTGCACGAGCCGACGAGTGCGCTGGACGGCGGCGCCGATGGTCTGGACCTGGCGCGGCGCGTGCTGGCGGAGGCGAACGACTGGCTCGCACCCGGGGGCGCGGTGCACATCGAGGCCAGTGACGACCAGGCGCCGACCCTTGTGGACCACGCCGTCGCGTGCGGTCTCCACGCCGAGGTCGACGGCTCGGTGGTCACCGCAACCCGGTCGACTCAGCCGAGGAGTCCCCGCAGGTAG